The stretch of DNA CCGCAAGCTCCATTCCCTGGGCGGCTTCGGCCTGACCGTGACCGAGCGCGTGCCCCTGCATGTGGGCGAGGGCGAGCACAACGCGGCGTATCTGCAGACCAAGCGGGCGAAGCTGGGGCATCTGGCGGCAGAGGGCGAATGGCAAATGGCTGATGGCTCATAGCAGAGGGCAAATGGCGAATGGCAGATGGCGAAGACCTGATTGCACGCCCCCACCGCCTCCCTGCTTTTCCCACTTCCCACACCCCACTCCCCACATCCCCTCCGAAGGAGCCCCCCATGAACCGAATGGAAGCCACCCTCCTGGCCACCGATCTGAAATTCGCCATTGTCAGCACCCGCTGGAACCACCTGATCGTGGACCGGCTGGTCGAAGGTGCCGAACTGGCCTTTGTGCAGCACGGCGGCAAGACCGAACACCTGGACCATTTTCTGGCCCCCGGCAGCTACGAGGTGCCCCTGGTGGCGCGCAAGCTGGCGCAGTCCGGCAAGTACGACGCCGTGGTGTGTCTGGGTGCCGTGATCAAGGGCGACACCGACCACTACGACTTCGTGGCGGGCGGCGCGGCCAGCGGCATTCTGAACACCAGCCTGGAGACGGGCGTGCCCGTGGCGTTCGGGGTGCTGACCACCGACACCGTGGAGCAGGCCCTGAACCGCGCCGGCATCAAGGCCGGGAACAAGGGGGCCGAAGCGGTGCTGGCAATGATTGAGACGGTGAATCTGCTGCGGCGGATTGGGTAAGAGGGTCGAGGCGGCTGCGCCGCAGTCGAGAGGTCGAGGCGTCGAGAAAGTGGCGCCTTCGGCCTCTCGGCATCTTTGTTGGTGGCGCGCAGATGGTCCTTTTGACCCCTCGACCTCCTGAAGCGAACCCGCCGCCGCCACCGTTCATAGGGCCCCAGCCTTTCTCGACCTCTCGACCCCCAGACTTCTCGACGCTTTGGCAGCCTCCTCCGTCCCGCAATCCCGCCCTGCCTCACACCTGGGGGCCCCCGCCCCTGCTAAGCTGCTGTGCTTGGTGCGGCGCCACAGAGAACATCGCACCGCCAACTTGAAAGTGGGGTGATCTTCTTTGACGGCAGCACAGCAGATGCAGGAACAGCTTTTTCCTGCGCCGATTAAAAGTGTGGAAAAAGGCAGCGCCGCCGAGCGCGCGGGCGTGCGCCCCGGCGACGTGCTGCTGCGGGTGAACGGGCAGGCAGTGACGGACGTGCTGGCCTACCGCCACCTGCTGTCGCAGGGCGCCGCCACCCTGGAAATCGCCCGGCCCCAGGAAGCCCCGCGCGTGATGACCGGCGTGCCCGGCACCGCGCAGGACCACCACCGCCTGATGCTGCCCGCCCCCCCCAGCCTGGACGACACCTTCACCTTCACGGTGGAGTGGGAAGACCCGGGCCTGGACTTCGAGGAAGTGCTGTTCGACGGCATTAAAAAGTGCGCCAACAAATGCGATTTCTGCTACGTGCACCAGATGCCGCGCGGCTTTCGCAAGAGCCTGTACATCATGGACGACGATTACCGCCTGTCCTTTCTGTACGGCTCGTTCGTCACCCTGACCAACCTGACCGAGGGCGACATCAACCGGATTCTGGACGAGAACCTCTCGCCGCTGTACGTGTCGGTGCACACGGCGAACCAGGACCTGCGCCAGGACCTGATGAAGTGGTGGAAACTGAAGGTCAAGGACCCCCAGGCCGTGCAGATTCGTTCCATGATCGAGCGCCTGGAGAGCATCGACCTGTACACCCAGATCGTGCTGGTGCCGGGGCGCAATGACCGCGAGCACCTGGACGACACCGTGGCGTACCTGTCCAGCCGCCCCAACGTGATCAGCGCGGCGGTGGTGCCCATTGGCCTGACCGGGCACCGCACCAACCTGCCGGACGTGCGCACCTTCACCCGTGAGGAAGCGCAGGACACCCTGGCGCGGCTGAACGTGTGGCGACGGCAGTTCCTGGCCGAGCGCGGCACCCGCTTCGTCTTCCCCAGCGACGAACTGTACCTGCTGGCCGGCGAGCCGCTGCCCACCGAGGACGAGTACGAGGGCTTTCCCATGCTGGAAAACGGCGTGGGCATGATCCGCGACTTCCTGACCGAGGGCCTGTCCGACCTGCCCGCTGCGCTGCCGGCCCCGCGCAAGGTGATTCTGGGGACAGGCGCCCTGTTTGCCGAGTCGCTGGACCTGGCCGTGGAACCGCTGCGCCGCATCCAGGGACTGGACCTGGAGGTGCGCGCCCTGGAGAACAAGACCTTTGGCAAGGTGACCACGGTGGCCGGCCTGCTGACCGGGCGCTGCTTCCGCCACGCGGTGAAGCCCGGCGAGGCCGACCTGCTGCTGGTGCCCAACAGCACCCTGCGCTACGGCACCGAGCTGATGCTGGACGACGTGAGCCTGTCCGACCTGCGCGCCGAACTGAAGATGGACGTCCGGCCCGGCGGCGCCACCCTGGGCGAATTGGCGCGCGTGATTTTGCAGGGCGTGCACAGCAGCGGCACCCAGTGGGGCATGAGCGCCCACGCGGTGAAAGACACGGCGCAGGCATAAGCGGCGGGGTGCGGGCCGGGCGCTGGGGGGAAGGGTTCTCTCCTGGCGCCCGGCCCCCTTTGGTCCGGCCCGTGGCACACTGCGACCATGCTGAGTGGCTTTCAGAAGTTCATCCTGCGGGGCAATGTGGTGGATCTGGCGGTGGGGGTGGTCATTGGCGCGGCGTTCACTGGCGTGGTCACGACCTTTTCCAGCAGCTTCATCAACCCGCTCATCAAGGCCATCACGGGCGGGGGCCCCAAGGTGGGCGGCACGTTTACCCTGAACGGCGCGGTGTTCGACTACGGCGCGTTCATCACGGCGGTTTTGAATCTGCTGATCGTGGCCGCCGTTCTCTACTTTCTGGTGGTCATGCCGATTAACCGCCTCACCGAGCGCTTCAAGCGGCAGGAGAAACCCGCCGTGGCCGAGCCCAGCAACGAGGAAAAGCTGCTGGCCGAGATCCGCGACGCCCTAAAAAACCGTCCGCTGTAGCGCGGCCTTCAGTTGCCGCCTTTCTGGCCCCGGTATCCTGCGGCCCATGAACCGCAGCGCCATCTATGCCCGGAACTTTGAAAGCCACCGCGCCGCCCTGCTGGACCTGTACGCCCAGCTGCCCGAGGACCAGGCCAACTTCTCGGCCTGGGACGGCGGCATGAGCTTTATTGGGCAGGCCGACCACCTGTCGGGCAGCGCGGGCCGCCTGCTGAGCATGATTCAGGGGCAGGCCCCCGGCGACCTGCCGGCCCCCAGCCAGTCGCTGGCCGAAGCCCGCGAGCGCTTGCAGCAGAGCATGGCCGCCGCCACGGGTGCGATGACCGCCATGAGCGACGAGGACCTGTCGCGCCGCGTGCCGGCCTTTGGGGGCCGCGAGATGCCCGTGGCCGCCCTGCTGGACGCGATCATTGCCCACGAGGCCCACCACAAGGGCCAGGTGTGGCTGATGGCCCGCATGGTGGGGGTCAAGCCCCCCATGTTCGTGCGCATGGGCTGAACGTGGACGCCGCGCTGCTGCTGGTGCTTCTGGCCGGGCTGGTCTTCGCCTTGCTGCTGGCGACCCGGAACCTGCGGCACCCCGAGCGGCGCGGCCAGGGCCAGTCCCGCCGCGCCGAGGCCGTCTGGGAGCGCAAGCTGCTGTCCATGACCCTGGGCAACCGGGGCGCCATCGAGCGCGGCCTCACCGCCAAGCGCCGCCAGCACCCCGGGGCCAGTCGCGCCGAACTGCTGCGCCGACTGCATGACGATTACGTGCGTGACCGCAGCCGCTGAATGTGGTCATGCGGGTGAGCTGCGCACTGCCAGAAAACGCCCCTCCCCACCCGGAGGGGGTTTTCGCTGTTGCGCTGCGTTGGCGCTGCATGGCCTTGCCGCCCGCCCGGTTTGCATCGTGTTGGAGCGATACCAGCCGGGTGTGGGCCAGCAGGCGCTACACCCGGGCCCGCACCCGAATCTGGCGCACCCAGACCACCGCGCCCTGCGTGTCTTCGCGGCTGAGCAGGCGCACGCCGATGTACAGCTGGCCGCCCCGAATGGCCTCGTCCAGTGCGGCGCCTTCCAGGTGAATGGGGGTGTCGGTGCCGCGCCCAAGGGTCACTTCGGTCAGTTGTTGCCCGCCCGCCGGGCCGTCGCAGCGCAGGGCGTCGCCTGTGGGCCAGTCAATGAGCGGCGGCACCACCGGGCAGCTGGGCCGCGTGGCCGAGGCAAAAATCTGCACCCGGGCTTCGGTCACGGGGCCTTCGGGGGTCAGCACGGCGTCCAGCGTGACGTGGCGGTAACGGGCGCGGGGCAGCGTGAGGTGGTCCAGCTGGTTGGTGTCCATGTACGCCACCTCGTGCGGTTGCAGGTTGGGCACCGTGTTCACGAAGTAGAAATCCTGGGCCTGCACTTCAGGCAGGGGAACCAGACCACAGGCGCCCAGCAGGGGGCTCAGCAGAAGCGGCAGCAGGCGGCGCATGCCCCAGGCTACCTGCGGGCCGCGTCCGCTGTGACCGCACCTGCGGCCACGGCATGAGGGGCCAACCCGTTCCTTACCCGCGCAGCACCCGCAGGTACGCCTGCCACGGGCCCACGGCCTCCCGGTAGCCGCCCGCCAGCGTCCGCGTGACTTGCGCGAGGTGGTCCAGATCGTGCGCCGCCCAGGTGGCGAGCAGCTGCGCCAGGGTCACGGGGCCGAACTCTGGGTGCTGGCCTGTGCGGCGCAGGTCAGTGTCGGTCAGGTTCAGTGCCGCCAGCTGCCCCAGGCTCTGGGCGCGCACAGCGGCGAAGTCATCCAGCAGGGCGCCCAGCGGCTGGCCCTGTCCGGTGTGCAGATGCCCAAAGCGGTCGAAGGGCGCAAACACCTGCGCTTCCCCTGCGGCCAGCAGCACCCGGGCACGCGGCAGCCAGTTGGTGTGCTCGGCGTGGATCAGGTGCGCCACCACCTGCGCCGGGGTCCAGGTGCCTTCTCCCTCATCCAGCGCCGCCCAGCCATCCGGCAAGTCCCGCAGCAGCGCCCCCAGCACCCCCGGCGTGCGTGAGAGCAGCTCCACCGCGTCCTCCAGCTTGAACTCCATGCGCCGAGTGTAGGGCGGGGGGAGTTGATGGTGAATGGGAGAAGGTTGATGGAGGAACGCTTTCTCCATCAACCTTCTCCTATCAACCATCCCCTAATTCACCAGTTTGGTCTTGTTCGTCACAAAGTCCATCAGCACGTACTGGCCGATGTTCTGCGGCGTGGTGAAGTACGCCTTGCCCCGCGTCATCTCGGACACGCGGCGCACGAAGCCCACCAGTTCCGGGTCGCGGGCCAGCATGAAGGTGTTCACCTGGATGCCGCTGCGGCGGCAGTTGGCGACCTCGCGCAGGGTGGCGCCCAGCACGTAGGGGTCCAGGCCGTAGGCGTTCTTGTAAATGCGGCCATCGGGCAGCGTGAGGGCTGAGGGCTTGCCGTCGGTGATCATCACGATCTGCTTCATGTCCTTGTTCTCGCGCTTCAGCAACTGCTGGGCCAGGCGCAGGCCGCCCGCCGTGTTCGTGTGGTACGGGCCAATCTGCGCCTGCGCCAGCTTGCCCACCGGCACTTCCTCGGCGCTGTCGTGGAACAGCACGAACTTCACTGTGTCGCCGGGGTACTGGGTGCGGATCAGGTGGGCCAGGGCCAGCGCCACCTGCTTGGCCGGGGTAAAGCGGTCCTCGCCGTACAGGATCATGGAGTGCGAGCAGTCCAGCAGCACGATGGTCGCCGCCGAGGAGTTGTATTCCGCCTGCCGGATCACCAGATCCGATTCTTCTAAGTTGTCAAAGCCCTTGGAAATCACGTTGCCCAGCGTGGCGGTGGTGTCCAAGTTCATGGTGTCCCCGAACTCGTAGTTCTTCAGTTCGCCGGTCATTTCCACGCCGCTGGCGTATTCACGCGTGTCGTGGGCGCCCGCGCTGGAGCGGCCCAGGCCGCCCATCAGGTCGCGCAGGCTCTTGTAGCCCAGGAAATCAATGCTCTTGTCGGTGAGCTGAAAGGTGGCCTCGCCGGGGTCGCCCTGGCCGCCGCCCTCGCCGTCTTCAAACTCCTTGCGGATAAAGCCGTCCTGCTGCAGCTTGTCCATCAGGCGCCCAATCTGCTGGCCCAGGCTGGTCTCGCGGATGTCCTCGGCCTGCATGGCTTCCAGCAGCTGCTCTTCGGGGATCATGTTGCGCTCGGCCAGGGCTTCGAGAATCGCGTCGAACAGGTCGTCCATGCTGGGGCGCGCGTTGGGGTCGGGGTCGTAGGGGTCGTTCATCCCCTGGCCCAGCAGCGCTTCCTGAATCATCTGCATCAGCTCGCTGGACTCCAGCTGATCCAGTTCGCCTTCAAATTTGCTGTACCGCGTGACGCGCGCCATAGGTGGTCCTCCGTGCCTTTCAGCATGGCGCGTTTGTGCGGCGCGGTTTGTAAGGGGCTGGGCGTTTGTGCGGCAGTGGCGCTGTCCCCTTATTCTTTGCGGCGCAAGACCCCCTCTGCCCTGCAGCTTTTCAAGTCCCGCCAAGGGGAGAGGGTCGGAAAAAGGAATGAACTTTAGTTCCAGGCGCAGTGGACGTGGTTGTTGTGGCCGCCGCTGGAATCGTTGTAGGCGTTGAAGGTCTGCGAGGGGTCGCTGCCCGCCGCAATACAGGCGTTGCGCGCGGCGGTGTGGGCGCTGTTCGGCGTGCTCAGGCTCACCCCGTTCCAGATGCCAATATCAATCGCCAGCCCGGCGTAGTGGTCCGAATTCGTGGAGTGCTTGCCACCCGCCACCGAGGTGATGAAAAAGGTGTTCCCGGCGTTTGCGATGCTCAGCACGCCCTCCAGCATGGAGCGCTTCAGGGCCACCTGCAGGCCGCAGTTCACGTTGCTGTCGCACCCACGCGTGACCAGGCGGCCAGCGGCGGCGTCGGTCATGTTCTGCTTGGGGCTGCCGTTCGTGGTGGAACTGGTGGTGCCCAGCGTGATGCGGCTGCTGTTCAAAATTTGCCCGGCAAGGCTGGCGGTGGTGCCGCTGGGCGCAGTGCTGGCGCCCGTCACCAGTTCCTGCCAGGTGTTCAGGCCCACGATGCCGTCCACGCCCAGCCCGCGTTTGGTCTGAAAGTCGCGCACGGCGGTATTCGTGGCGGGGCCAAAGGCGCCGTCGACCGTCACACTGGTATACCCGTAGCCGTTGCGCAACTGGTCCTGCAGGGCGCGCACCGCGTTGTTGTTGTCGCCCTGGCGCACGGGCTTGATCAGGGCTTCCCAGGTGTTGCCGCCCACGATGCCGTCCACGGTCAAGCCCCGGGCCGCCTGGAAAGTGCGTACGGCCGTGTTCGTGCCGCTGCCAAAAATGCCGTCCACATCAACCGTCTGCCCGGCTTCGCGCAGCAGGTACTGCAGGGTGGTCACGTCGCGCCCGGTGTCGCCCTGGCGCAGGTTCTGCCAGGTCAGGGTGGCGGCGTGGGCCGGGGCGAGGGTGGTCACAAGGGCAATGGTGGTGCTCAGCAAGGCGTAACGCATGAAGCTCTCCTTTCCGCAGCGCAGGGGGCCTGCGGGCCGGGGGCCCAGAAAGAAGCCGCCCGGTAGGGACGAGGGGGGAAGATTTCGCCAACGCCGGGCATTGTGCCCAGATGGCAGGAAATGCCCCAAAGAGAAAGCTCTCAGGTTGGGCCGGGCAGATGAAGAGAGGCCCCCGCGCGCTCAGAAAGGCGGGCGGGGGCTGGGGGGCGGCGCGGGCACGCCCAGCCTGTGGGCGGCGCCAGTCAGCTTCGGCCGCCAGATGACCGGAGGCTCAATGGGGGACGCTGGGCGGGGTCAGCGGCTTTCGCTCTTGACCGTCTGCTCCTGCTCAAAGGTGACTGTGGTCCGCGCCTTGTCGTCGGCCATGCTCATCTGCATGGTCATGCGGGTGGTGGTCTGTGACGGGCCCGGCAGGCCGTCCGGGCGGAAGGTCTGCGTGCCGGTCATGGACGCACCCAGCAGCGCCGCGCTGACGGGCAGTGGCTCGCCCAGTTCAAAGCGCCAGTCGTTGAACGTACTCTGGGTCTGGAACTGGTGCAGGCCCGCTGCATTCAGGCCGGTGTAG from Deinococcus multiflagellatus encodes:
- a CDS encoding DinB family protein; protein product: MNRSAIYARNFESHRAALLDLYAQLPEDQANFSAWDGGMSFIGQADHLSGSAGRLLSMIQGQAPGDLPAPSQSLAEARERLQQSMAAATGAMTAMSDEDLSRRVPAFGGREMPVAALLDAIIAHEAHHKGQVWLMARMVGVKPPMFVRMG
- the ribH gene encoding 6,7-dimethyl-8-ribityllumazine synthase; translated protein: MNRMEATLLATDLKFAIVSTRWNHLIVDRLVEGAELAFVQHGGKTEHLDHFLAPGSYEVPLVARKLAQSGKYDAVVCLGAVIKGDTDHYDFVAGGAASGILNTSLETGVPVAFGVLTTDTVEQALNRAGIKAGNKGAEAVLAMIETVNLLRRIG
- a CDS encoding DinB family protein — encoded protein: MEFKLEDAVELLSRTPGVLGALLRDLPDGWAALDEGEGTWTPAQVVAHLIHAEHTNWLPRARVLLAAGEAQVFAPFDRFGHLHTGQGQPLGALLDDFAAVRAQSLGQLAALNLTDTDLRRTGQHPEFGPVTLAQLLATWAAHDLDHLAQVTRTLAGGYREAVGPWQAYLRVLRG
- a CDS encoding vWA domain-containing protein, which translates into the protein MARVTRYSKFEGELDQLESSELMQMIQEALLGQGMNDPYDPDPNARPSMDDLFDAILEALAERNMIPEEQLLEAMQAEDIRETSLGQQIGRLMDKLQQDGFIRKEFEDGEGGGQGDPGEATFQLTDKSIDFLGYKSLRDLMGGLGRSSAGAHDTREYASGVEMTGELKNYEFGDTMNLDTTATLGNVISKGFDNLEESDLVIRQAEYNSSAATIVLLDCSHSMILYGEDRFTPAKQVALALAHLIRTQYPGDTVKFVLFHDSAEEVPVGKLAQAQIGPYHTNTAGGLRLAQQLLKRENKDMKQIVMITDGKPSALTLPDGRIYKNAYGLDPYVLGATLREVANCRRSGIQVNTFMLARDPELVGFVRRVSEMTRGKAYFTTPQNIGQYVLMDFVTNKTKLVN
- a CDS encoding peptidoglycan-binding domain-containing protein translates to MRYALLSTTIALVTTLAPAHAATLTWQNLRQGDTGRDVTTLQYLLREAGQTVDVDGIFGSGTNTAVRTFQAARGLTVDGIVGGNTWEALIKPVRQGDNNNAVRALQDQLRNGYGYTSVTVDGAFGPATNTAVRDFQTKRGLGVDGIVGLNTWQELVTGASTAPSGTTASLAGQILNSSRITLGTTSSTTNGSPKQNMTDAAAGRLVTRGCDSNVNCGLQVALKRSMLEGVLSIANAGNTFFITSVAGGKHSTNSDHYAGLAIDIGIWNGVSLSTPNSAHTAARNACIAAGSDPSQTFNAYNDSSGGHNNHVHCAWN
- the mscL gene encoding large conductance mechanosensitive channel protein MscL, with the protein product MLSGFQKFILRGNVVDLAVGVVIGAAFTGVVTTFSSSFINPLIKAITGGGPKVGGTFTLNGAVFDYGAFITAVLNLLIVAAVLYFLVVMPINRLTERFKRQEKPAVAEPSNEEKLLAEIRDALKNRPL
- a CDS encoding DUF512 domain-containing protein encodes the protein MQEQLFPAPIKSVEKGSAAERAGVRPGDVLLRVNGQAVTDVLAYRHLLSQGAATLEIARPQEAPRVMTGVPGTAQDHHRLMLPAPPSLDDTFTFTVEWEDPGLDFEEVLFDGIKKCANKCDFCYVHQMPRGFRKSLYIMDDDYRLSFLYGSFVTLTNLTEGDINRILDENLSPLYVSVHTANQDLRQDLMKWWKLKVKDPQAVQIRSMIERLESIDLYTQIVLVPGRNDREHLDDTVAYLSSRPNVISAAVVPIGLTGHRTNLPDVRTFTREEAQDTLARLNVWRRQFLAERGTRFVFPSDELYLLAGEPLPTEDEYEGFPMLENGVGMIRDFLTEGLSDLPAALPAPRKVILGTGALFAESLDLAVEPLRRIQGLDLEVRALENKTFGKVTTVAGLLTGRCFRHAVKPGEADLLLVPNSTLRYGTELMLDDVSLSDLRAELKMDVRPGGATLGELARVILQGVHSSGTQWGMSAHAVKDTAQA